In Pygocentrus nattereri isolate fPygNat1 chromosome 19, fPygNat1.pri, whole genome shotgun sequence, the sequence gATACAAACACTGGGCTGTAAAACAATTATACGATgcgtggttagtgtagtgggtaacacctctgccttctacactgtagagtggggttcaatcccccacctgggcaggcacccaacactataccaataagagtccttgggcaaggctcctaacaccaccttcaccctcctgtgttaaatgattaaaattgtGGGGGCTCCTGAATGGAgcaagcgttggccctatcatcaagAGATTGGTTAATGCCTGGTGATTCCATCCATGGCCGGGAGTcctagagagcacaattggcctcgtgctctctgggtgggcaggatgtTTCCacctctcccccatcactcaacacaatgctagtcagtgcaggcgtctatcagctgacgtaacagatcgtGGCACTTTCCTCcaagcgcgttcggctgtccaaaGATGCtgcatgagcggcagttcgaaaagatacgatggcgcttcacaggtctcggaggaagcctgtgccgccttcgccctcctagcgttggtagcaTGATAACATTGTGTGATTAGGGGAGTCTTAACTAGAAGGTGGAATAGGAGACGAACTGgagagaaaattgggtaaaaatatttaaaaaaaagattaaaatgtaagttactctggataagagcatccgacaaatgctgtaaatgtaaaatgcaaaacaacACGGGGAGTTCCACCACCTCATACTGGAGCTGAGTAACGAGTGATTTTTGTATGTCAGTGGGGGAATTTGATGCTTTGCTTCTGTTTGTTGTTTCTCTCATTAAAAAGGAGTGTTCATTTCTATAGCAGTGGAAGCTAATAGCTTTGCAGTTTTTCGGGGCCGTGACGAGACTAGAATGCATCTATATAAATCAAAATAACAGTTATATACAGTCACTGTCATGTTCTCATGGTCATTTCCAGTCtttcagctctgctctgctgttcATGTCCTTTAACCTGTACATTTTTATAGTCAGCATGTTGCTTGTCGTAAACGTTGTGCTCTGATAAGTTTAAGAGttctgctgccatctagatgGACATGTGTTTGCGCTCTAACCATGACAGCAGAGCTTTGATCGGTCAGACTTTTTCCATACCTTCCACATTATAAAAACCAACTCAGCGCTGCAGTCCATTAGTTCTGCACTCGATATGAAAGACAGCTTTAATACACAATACTCTAATTCTGCTGAAATAGAGCCTCAGTCCTGTATTAGGCCTTCACTGCAGTACTTTTTGTGagtattgtgtttttaaaccaGTGACACATCTTTGCATGATGGATCACAGATTTGATTTAATCATTCTAGGGCTTGTAAGTTGTCACATGCATTTTTCTGAagtgtgtgggtttgtttttgcAGCGGTGGCAGAGTTCTTCTCAGCCAGTTGTGTCCCTGGAGCTGAGAAAGGATCTAAACTGTGTAAGCTGTGCAAAGGTGACTGCTCACGCTCACACAGCGAGCCGTACTATGATTACGAAGGAGCCTTCCAGTAAGAACTTCACACTGCTGCTTTTATCGTTGTCTTGCAAAGTACATTAGGATGACCCCTGAGGTCTTGATGTCGCCTTGTTATCGCTCTTACTTGTTCAGGTGCCTGAAGGCCGGAGTTGGAGACGTTGCTTTTGTGAAGCACCTGACTGTCCCAGGTGAGCAAAGAGTTTTGAATGACTTTCTATTTGCCAGATGAAGCTTTTTGCAAGCATGTCAGAAATGTATGAAATTATGGCGCATTTACGGCGCGTCTAAatgattattataaataaattgtcCGCTGTTTAACAGTAGATGCATAATTTCAGATTGTACCGCTAAGGCACATATGATTAATTTTACTACAGAGTGAGTAACTTGTAGCCACATTATCAGGGAGGTCAAAGACAGGACCATAAGTAAATAGTAAAAGCACTATAAACTagttattttgaaaatataagCCAGAAATCTGGAATGTCGTGCTATTCATGTAGTATTAATTGGCAGTCTCGCACATGTTATGCAGCCATTAAAAAGACAAAGATCAGATTAGAGTCGAGACCAGAGATACACGTGAGCGCAGCGGCAGCACAGCGTGCGCATTGATGCGACCGCAGCACACGCCACGCTCCGCACAGTCCCACCCTCTGATCACATGTGAGGTTTAGATGcttgagagaaaacagaaagaagctTCTGAAGTGATGAAGTCATGAAGAGACAGCGGTCTTAGTAAATACATATGGTTGAAAAGCTGTTTTGAAGGGTATagcttaaaaataattttaaatgtgATTCAGTTGTGGAAAAACTGcacaaaatgtttatataaatcaatatattttttaataacaacaataaaatagtagtaataattaATTGAGTGGCCTATTCATAAATTTGCATATGAAAGATATTTTGCAAAAAGATTATGCTtgcaggcggaaaagggtggagagccctctctgggtcggggataggctcttgcctcaagtggaggagttcaagtatctcggggtcttgttctcgagtgatggtacaagggagcgggagattgacaggcggattggtgctgggtcagcagtgatgccggctctttaccggtctgttgtggtaaagaaagagctgagccataaggcaaggctctcgatttaccggtcgagtttcctccgcagggtgtctggactctcccttagagatagggtgagaagttcagtcatccgggagggactcggagtagagccgctgcttcttcacgtcgagaggagccagctgaggtggttcgggcatctggttaggatgcctcctggacgcctccctcgggaggtgtcacaggcgagtccacctgggaggagaccccggggaagacccaggacacgctggcgcgactatatcgcccagctggcctgggagcgcctcggaatcccccttggagagctggtggaagtggctggggaaagggaggtctgggcttcattgcttaggatgctgcccccgcgacccgaaccccggacaagcggaagataatggatggatggatggatggattatgcttgcaattttttttgtaaCGCCATTTCATTGGCTGCCAGGCACTCAGTGGTTCGGCACAGCCAAATTCAAACACTGTATGTCATATATCCATCACTATTGAACAGTAAGAACAGTCCATATCCCCGCTGAtgcattcaaaacatttttattgatgataaacatttttactgatgatattgatttatttgattGATGATACTGTGTCAAATACATTCTAATTTTTTATGCCATtatttactgttctgttttgtgTTGAAGTAGTCAGTCTCTAATTTGCAATgtattttcacacacacactttacaaCAACACACACTTTACAACCTTTTAAGGGTTTTCATAAACAGTGGGAAGCTGACGTTACTAAAAGCTGACATTACTAAAAGCTGACTTTACTAAAGTCCAACATGTGATTCTAACTCCTCATATTGGATGTTTTCAGCTGCTGAGAAGGGTCAGTATGAGCTGCTGTGTAAAGACGACACCAGGAAAAGCATCGATGACTATAAAACCTGCCACCTGGCCCGAGTCCCCGCCCACGCTGTGGTCAGCCGGAAGAATGCTACAGTGGCAGATCGCATCTTTACACTTCTAGAGTCACTCAAGgtacacagtacagtacagtacagtagctTTTCACATCTTTTATGCACGTTTTCTCACAATAACTGACCACATCAAAGCTTGCTGATCTACATATTAAATCAGGTTTATTTAGCAGAAAACTATCATAAGTGCAACTTTTTATGCCTATATGAGTGAACGTGCTGCATTTGGAAAAAAGGCTGTGTAGGTTTTCTCCCGATGTTGTGATGTCAGTACTCATCACCACTCATCGGTGTTTTTGTCGTAAAAGTGTTTGGAAAGACAACATCACTGtcaacattattttaaaacctGTTCTTCATACTGAGGAAGATATTTTGGTGAGCAGGGACTCCTCACTACACCGCTGCAGggatttttttgcttttattctttGTTAATTGAAAAGTTTCTCAGGGAATATCGAGCTTTACTCTGAAAAATTTCCACAGAAGATGTgttccccaaacttttgactccTCATGActgctgactgaatgactgtagCACAAGACATTTTAGATAAAGGGTGTAtaaaatttgattaaaaaatacaCAAGTTTACAGATTTATgctgagtcagagctgctcacagtggtggtgatgggaaccagacacccacgtctaaaagctcctcacagaaagttcctacaggaaatggttatgaattcactgcctgatgtctgatctgtttgtgttttgtgtcaTACAGGACAAAGGCCTGTTCACCTCTGGGGGTGGCTCTAAAGACCTGATGTTCAAAGACTCCACTAAAAAGCTAGTGAAGCTGCCTGAGACCACTGACGCCTTCCTGTATCTTGGAGCAGAATATATGTCCATTATCCGCTCTCTGAAGAAAGGTGATCCACAGTCAGCTCTAATGCAGCTTTCAAACCTTACATACACGTCTTCAGACTTCTTTGAGATAGACAGACAAGTAGATACATTAAAACTGTATTGAAGGAATGTAGTGTTTTTCAACCAACTGCACCTGTTAGTCTGTAAACCACTTGTGTGTAGTGCTTTTGAATACCACAGACAATAGTTTGGAAACCGCATAAGCCTTTTACTATAAATGTGTTTGTAAGTACAAGGAAATACATTAAAATTGTTGTCCATGGCGACTGACCTtatgcaaaattcagagaaagtCACACCTCCCTTAATTATTATTGACACGTCTGTTCAACTTTTAATGCAGGCTAAATGGTAGAACCATTAACACGTATGTTAACAGACTAAAATGTCTAGTAGCACAAAGGAAATTTCTGAAGCGCGCCGAGAGGAACATCTGAAACATGAACAAACTGGGTTTATAATGCGTTCAGTGCAGACACACCTTTgagaactgacaaaatatgaagCCAGTTTAAAACAATTTCATGTCCAATAAGGTGGAAGTTTTAGCGACAGAAGCCGACCCTGCAGATGAGCTACTGCTAAAGATAACACTGGAGCTAGTCAGAGCGATATTAGATGCTGAGGAGCAAAACAAACTTCGGTATAATGTAGTGTactgggtaacacctctgtctactatgctgtagattggggttcaatctcctgcttggacaagccccctacactatactaataagagtccttaggcaagactcccaacaccaccttcacctactacactgtagactggggttcagtctcctgcttggacaagccccctacactataccaataagagtcattGAGCAAGAATctcaacaccaccttcacctactacactgtagactggggttcagtctcctgcttggacaagccccctacactataccaataagagtcattGAGCAAGACTctcaacaccaccttcacctactacactgtagactggggttcagtctcctgcttggacaagccccctacactataccaataagagtcattGAGCAAGACTctcaacaccaccttcacctactacactgtagactggggttcaatctcctgcttggacaagccccctacactataccaataagagtcattGAGCAAGACTCCCagcaccaccttcacctactacactgtagactggggttcaatctcctacttggacaagccccctacactataccaataagagtccttgggcaagactcccaacaccaccttcacctgcctgtgtaaatTCATcgaactgtaagtcgctctggataagagcgtcagccaaatgccgtaaatctAACTTTAATGGAACAGTTAAAACGGTGACATGCTAACGAGCGCACTAATATTTGTCTTTACATGCAGTTTTATAATCATGAGTGTGAGCGCCAGAAGCAGTCCTGATCAGTCTGACAGATCTGTCAGGATAACTGTCAGCTGCTATGTAACGAAAGAAGTTGTTAGCTTCAGGACTGAAATAAAAACCGCTCCACCCTTCAAATGATGAGGATAGCGTGAGTCAGACGTGATGCGCTCCTCGATAACACCGCTCACCGTTTCTTACTCTTAATAATTCTGACTGATTGACTTCCACCGTCGTTCTCACTGCAAGTTTGTTTTGAGAggttaatgtgtgtttttccttcacTTGAAGGAGGAAGgaacatttaacatatttaccACAAAGTTGGTAAATAACTATTAAAAACGATTGAATCTGTAAGAAAATTGCAACAGCCACATCAATACATGTGattctttttcaaataaatgtacatgtagatgataaatgtgtatttataaTTCTATAATTAATTAGAGAAGAGATCTGCAGATTACTGTTAACCAATGAAGTGCCCACACTGTATTTATGATTCAGAACCGTTAAGTCTAAAGGAGGTCAGTAGTTATTTGACTCATTACAGAGCCTAATAGCCCTGAATAAGGACAGCATCGCATAGTGCTCTTtagcacagttcagttcagtatcAGTCAgtcaaaaatgtgtaaaaaaaaaaaaaaaaacgatttaAAGTACTTTATGATGGCCTCATGAATGCATGTAAAAATATAACTTGTAAATCTTCTTCCACAGAGAGGACCACAGAGGGCGCTTCAGGGGGCATAAAGTGGTGCGCTGTGGGCCACGCTGAGAAAGACAAGTGCGATGAATGGTCGCTGAACAGCGCGGACAAGAGCGGCGGTGCCAAGATCGAGTGCCATGTGGAACAGAGCGTGGAGGACTGCATCAGAAAAATCATGGTACTGTAAGACCTCAAGCAAGGCTACAGATTTGTGAGACCACATCTGTGTCCTTTAtgtgatttttaatttattaatgtgACGTTTAATTTTCGGactgtcattattatttacgttaataacgttcagctgtccagtgtcGTTGCGGCAGTtagaaaagaagcggtggctggtttcacaggtctcggaggaagcctgtgctgccttcaccctcctagcgttggtaaTATCGtttgattgggggagtcctaactagtgggtggaattgaaaacgactaaattggggtgaaaattgggtaaaaaaaaaaaaagactttgaaTTTGAAATTTGAATCATCCCCATGACTGTTACAGCTATGCATGCAGTTCAGCCCATAAATTTCAAAACACCTCTACAGTAATGTAGTGTTGTAGTATTGACCTTAAACTAGCAGTGTCAGACTTGGTTTCGTCTTGGTCTCTTCCTCATTTGGAGAGGGCTGTTATtttgcaaaaagaaaagaagaaaaaagaaaatagtcaGTCAGTTCAATGTAACTTGATTCTTCTGACACTGgaataaaatgggaaaaaaaaaaggcccacAACTTCTGGGTTGGCTTGATAGGCCCTGGATATGTGGAGTCTTTGGACCTGACGTGACAtattgaatatcaacaaaaccaaaatatacaaaataatatataacagTCCTTTCTCTGCATCAAcggttcccaaacttttgctaCTCTCGGCCCCCACTAAGGGCCACAAAagcttcttcagttttaacCATTCAGATTATCTGTTTCTGACTGTCCTGATGTTCATTGGTTTCGAAATTCAAACATCCCCTGAGAGCAGATCAGCATGTTATCATTGctatgttttcattaaaaaataaaatggatgtagtttagtttatttacatttgatttaagTTGGCAATTTTGAATGTGTGGCCATAGTATTCTGATCTTCTCCCCTTTGAATCTTTCTCTCTGCAGCGTAAACAGGCTGATGCCATGGCCATTGATGGAGGACAGGTGTATACTGCGGGGAAGTGTGGTCTGGTCCCAGCCATGGTGGAGCAGTATGATGGATGTGAGGAACATCTTGGCTTGATAAACACGTTTATCTTTGTTGTTCAGTTGTTGAAGACGTGGTAGCTGActgtttcattctgtttctctgtctcaaCAGCAAAGTGTTCTGGTGAAGGTGGTAAGTGAAACATCACCATGTTCTCCACCTTCACTCTATGCTCTCTCATGCATTAATTGATAAGTTCTTGAACTAGGAACTAGGAAACAGGAAAACTTGGAGGGACAGTGACTCACAAAGAGCTGGGCTGAATGGGGATCATTTATTTCTGGGAGGGGGGGGCAAGAAATGCCTGAGGATAGTGAAGGGGAAGAGTAGCAGAAAGGAAAGAGGTAGAGGAAGAACCAAATAAGGAACTTGTGAGGAGCAAAGGTGGAGACTCAGGCTGAGCAAGGACGAAGGAGGAGCAAGTGCTGGAGAAGAGAAATCACAGCAAACAAAAGCGTTTAGGTTTTTGTGGGCCTTGTCCACATAACCATAGGCAGCAGATGAATGACAAAGAAAAGGTGATCTGTTTGCACAGTCCTGTATAGGTTGAGGCCATTTAGTTTGAACAGCTCCCGAAGTCACCAGAGGCAAAACAACGCCTccatattttcttctttcttttctttccaacCTCAAGACCAGGCTAATAGCtaaaatggagcttgatttgaaCCAATGCCTTCGTCCTCAAATTCATGCCTAGATTACTTGGCTGAATTACAACaaggagaaaaatgaaatatctcAAAAAGTAATTCTTCTAAGGCAGTTTTCTTTCTTGTTGGCTGACATTTAAGAAGTTGAATAAACCCAATTTACTagattcatatatatatatatataatatagtatttCTTCAGTCAGAAGGTTTGTCATTCTGTCCAAACAGATCAACATGTGTTCTTCAAATATGTTGTTTAATCAGCTGAGCAGgtaatacagtatatacaggTAATATCAGTGAGCAGGTAATATCAGTAATACAATCAACATGCTGCATCTCTtattaatttcctttttttagacttttacaAATTGTCAAAACCAGgcagcatggtggcgtggtgggtagcgctgttgccttatagcaaggagggcctgggttcgattgtgtgtgagtgagtgtgtctgtctggctgccctgtaatggactggcgacctgtccagggtgtttcctgccttccgcccaatgacagctgggataggctcctgtgacccagaaggagaagcggcttaggagaTGTGTGAATGGAAACCAGCATgtgacatacttttgtccatgttacGCAGAATTTCATGCAGTGTCGGAAACCTCTATTTGAGGTTACTTAACAATATGACACTATGATTGATGGATGATTAGGGTCAGGCGGGGGGAAATTGTGTGAAATAGATTTTTGCAGAACTACTTTAATGTAGAGGCCAACCTTTCTATCTCACTCATGTCTTCCTCAGATGCCTCCTCCTACTACGCGGTGGCTGTGGTACGTAAAGACTCTAAAGTGACCTGGGAGACTCTGAAAGACAAAAAGTCCTGCCACACTGGCATAGGCCGCACCGCAGGCTGGAACATCCccatgggcctcattcaccgcAGGACCGGAAAGTGTGACTTCTGTgagttttactttactttttactttctctCTGCTCAGTTACTGTCTTACTCTATATTACTGTATGTACAACAAGTGATTCATTAGATCGTCATAATTGTGGCATTAAGTCAATAGGTCGCTTACTATTTCTCCCACTGTTAGTGCATGGAAGAGCAGCGCATTTAAACATCGATTCCTACAAACTTTAATtctaaaatttgaaaataagaaaatttaTGTACCACAACAGATGACCTGCCCCATTTAACCTTAAACCTTTCTGGTTATCAGGAggcttttgtattgtttttgaatgacttctctttctcttttctccttccGCAGCTGAATACTTCAGTCAGAGTTGTGCTCCTGGTGCTGATCCTAAGTCCACCCTGTGCGCTTTGTGCAAGGGCAGTGGTAAAGGTGTTGGGAGCAATGAAACCAAATGCAAGGCCACTGCAGAGGAGATGTACTATGGCTATGCTGGAGCCTTTCGGTACgatttacatgaaaaaactatTCCTTTGAATACCATTAAGTTGCCCATACAATGATATAGTGAATGTTCCTTTTGAAGTGTAGTTAGAGTAACTAATTATGTACGCTATAAAAACTGTTAAGGTTTCAAAGCATAATGTTCACTGCCCAGtgtatacagtccatatatggaactTGCGAAATCAGCCCACTGGGACTTCAcaaccattcatttatttatattacgTACACACaccccattcagtctacaggagtttagccccacccattcaatcTACAGCACTTCCAGGCCCCCTCCATTTGACCCAGAGTGCAGGAGGGCTCttggttttattatttatctttgttttattatttgttcttTCACCTGTTAGTCGGCACACGCCAGATCTATTTCTgctcatgtaaatgtaaatatgttaaaaGTGGTAAAGATCTCTTTCTGGCCTCCTACAAATGCTGTTTAAGTGATCCAGTTGTAGCCTTACAGTGCATCCTGAGGGTGTTTACACAAGACTTTCCATGTGATCAAGCAAAATCCCAGCGTGATCCAATCATTAAAAACACGGTCATGCAAGATGTAATCAGGCCCTGTGAGTTGTTAGAGTAGAAGTTGTAGGGACATTTTTTTAGTTCTTTGCATTGATTACTTTTCcataaactattttaaaatgtattttcatttagCTATtgaaaggaaaagaaggaaaaacatgccTTACTTTTAGtgcaagtcaaaggaaccagatgcTTATCAAAGTATcatcaaatcattttttgttggtccactcatcatgaaatttacataaaatgtagAAGACCAGGGGTACTTACAAAttattataaaaactgaaaaatgtcttaAATGTGGCTTAAATAAATATACT encodes:
- the LOC108442899 gene encoding serotransferrin-2-like isoform X1, producing MKLILIFAFLGCLALAQVASASVIKDPKIRWCLKSDKELKKCTDLKTKTSGLLCVHRHGTDECIKAIKEGAADAITLDGGDIYKAGLRNYDLHPIIAEDYGKDSESCYYAVAVVKKGSGFKFSELRGKKSCHTGLGKSAGWNIPIGTLVSMKQIVWSGGEDKPVEKAVAEFFSASCVPGAEKGSKLCKLCKGDCSRSHSEPYYDYEGAFQCLKAGVGDVAFVKHLTVPAAEKGQYELLCKDDTRKSIDDYKTCHLARVPAHAVVSRKNATVADRIFTLLESLKDKGLFTSGGGSKDLMFKDSTKKLVKLPETTDAFLYLGAEYMSIIRSLKKERTTEGASGGIKWCAVGHAEKDKCDEWSLNSADKSGGAKIECHVEQSVEDCIRKIMRKQADAMAIDGGQVYTAGKCGLVPAMVEQYDGSKCSGEGDASSYYAVAVVRKDSKVTWETLKDKKSCHTGIGRTAGWNIPMGLIHRRTGKCDFSEYFSQSCAPGADPKSTLCALCKGSGKGVGSNETKCKATAEEMYYGYAGAFRCLADRTGDVAFVKHTIVGENTDGKGPDWASELKSSDFKLICPGQESPAPVSDFAKCHLAMVPAHAVVTRPESRSDVVTILKEQQSRFGSGIPDAPFKMFESENVKKNLLFKDSTQCLQEVPATKGFKEFLGDAYMSSMDSLRQCATSVPELEKACTSNTCQQKA